The following proteins come from a genomic window of Chryseobacterium glaciei:
- a CDS encoding ChaN family lipoprotein, translating into MKNIFIAILLIIFNVINAQNFKAYQFYDQKGKEIKTEKLVKELADYDVVFFGENHNSSINHWLQLKITEALYQQKSGQLILGAEMFERDNQSQLNQYLSGKFDAKTLKDSARLWNNYATDYKPLVDFAKDKKLNFIATNIPRRYASQTSKEGLESLNNLTAKEKTYIAQLPIKVTLDTPGYPEMKKMMGDHAEEMKVMNFISAQATKDATMAESILKNIQSGKTFIHYNGNYHSKEFGGIYWYIKQKNPNLKMAVISVFESEDPELKVPEKDYIPTNFNLIIPSDMTKTF; encoded by the coding sequence ATGAAAAATATTTTCATAGCCATATTATTGATAATTTTCAATGTTATCAATGCTCAAAACTTCAAGGCTTATCAATTTTATGATCAAAAAGGAAAAGAGATCAAGACAGAGAAATTAGTCAAAGAATTAGCTGATTATGATGTTGTTTTCTTTGGTGAAAATCATAACAGTTCGATCAATCATTGGCTTCAATTAAAGATTACAGAAGCTTTATATCAACAGAAAAGCGGTCAGCTTATTCTTGGGGCTGAAATGTTTGAAAGAGATAATCAATCTCAATTAAACCAATATTTAAGCGGAAAATTTGATGCTAAAACATTGAAAGATTCAGCGCGTTTATGGAATAATTATGCAACAGATTACAAACCATTGGTAGATTTTGCAAAAGATAAAAAACTGAATTTTATCGCAACAAATATTCCAAGAAGATATGCTTCTCAGACTTCAAAAGAAGGTTTGGAATCATTAAATAATCTGACCGCAAAAGAGAAAACTTACATTGCTCAATTGCCGATCAAAGTGACGTTGGACACTCCGGGTTATCCTGAAATGAAAAAAATGATGGGCGATCATGCAGAAGAAATGAAAGTGATGAATTTTATCTCTGCACAGGCGACAAAAGACGCAACGATGGCTGAATCTATCTTAAAAAATATTCAGTCTGGAAAGACATTTATTCATTACAACGGAAATTATCACAGTAAAGAATTTGGCGGAATTTATTGGTACATCAAACAGAAAAATCCAAATCTAAAAATGGCGGTAATCTCTGTTTTTGAATCCGAAGATCCTGAATTGAAAGTTCCTGAGAAAGATTATATTCCAACGAATTTTAATCTGATTATTCCGAGTGATATGACGAAAACTTTTTAA
- a CDS encoding heme/hemin ABC transporter substrate-binding protein codes for MKKFILAASVLVAVYSCKKEEGAKKEDSTEVSSETPKSNNKIVTLNGGITEIVSALGHEKEIVGTDVTSTYPESLKATAKDLGHVRSMTIEPIMAVSPTLILASDKDINPDLMGKIKSSGIKTEVFKQEFTVDGTKKLIAEVAKAIGNTEYQKLNDKIDADLKQVQPIAKKPKVLFIYARGNMLMVSGTKTPMDALIGLAGGENAVKDFEDFKPLTPEAVVKANPDVLFFFSSGLQGAGGNEGALKMPGVSQTNAGKNKKIIAMDGGLVSGFGPRLGEAAVGLNKLLIESTK; via the coding sequence ATGAAAAAATTCATTCTTGCAGCTTCTGTGCTTGTTGCAGTGTATTCTTGCAAAAAAGAAGAAGGTGCTAAAAAAGAAGATTCTACAGAAGTAAGTTCTGAAACTCCAAAATCTAATAATAAAATCGTTACTCTAAATGGAGGAATTACAGAAATTGTAAGCGCTCTGGGTCACGAAAAAGAAATCGTAGGAACAGACGTTACAAGTACATATCCTGAATCTTTGAAAGCTACAGCTAAAGATTTAGGTCACGTAAGATCAATGACGATCGAGCCGATCATGGCGGTGTCTCCAACATTAATTTTGGCTTCTGATAAAGATATCAACCCGGATTTAATGGGTAAAATCAAGTCTTCTGGAATTAAAACTGAGGTCTTTAAACAGGAATTTACAGTTGACGGAACTAAAAAATTAATCGCTGAGGTTGCAAAAGCAATCGGTAACACAGAGTATCAAAAATTAAATGATAAAATTGATGCTGATTTAAAACAAGTTCAGCCAATCGCTAAAAAACCAAAAGTATTGTTCATCTACGCAAGAGGAAACATGTTGATGGTTTCAGGTACGAAAACTCCAATGGACGCATTGATCGGTCTTGCAGGAGGTGAAAATGCGGTGAAAGATTTCGAAGATTTCAAACCATTGACTCCGGAAGCGGTTGTTAAAGCAAATCCAGACGTTTTATTCTTCTTCTCAAGCGGATTACAAGGTGCAGGAGGAAACGAAGGAGCATTGAAAATGCCAGGTGTTTCACAAACAAACGCTGGTAAAAACAAAAAGATTATTGCTATGGATGGAGGCCTGGTTTCAGGTTTCGGACCAAGATTAGGAGAGGCTGCTGTTGGATTAAACAAATTATTAATTGAAAGCACAAAGTAA
- a CDS encoding FecCD family ABC transporter permease, producing the protein MKAQSKLYFYLTISALLLVILAIVALYIGVYDFNGVSPFTVLSQFIKGDPNLALSDKYVIWDVRASRIIMAILVGSMLAVSGTTLQGLFKNPLATGEAIGLTSGATLLAAIAIVLGGHFKQYLPEMVQFSLVGISAFVGALLAMMLVYRISTSAGKTNVVMMLLSGVAITSIGFSITGFLIYISKDEQLRDLTFWNMGSLAGATWTKNIVLTVVLIISYTILLPKGKALNAMMLGEKDAQHLGINVERLKKQIVIITSLMVGTCVAFSGTIGFVGLIVPYILRLLFKSNYVFILPLSAVLGSILLLIADTFSRSIVAPSELPIGILTSLIGGPIFIAILIKFKKSL; encoded by the coding sequence TTGAAAGCACAAAGTAAACTATACTTTTATCTTACTATAAGTGCCCTATTGCTGGTTATTCTGGCAATTGTGGCACTTTATATTGGCGTTTACGACTTCAATGGTGTTTCGCCATTTACGGTTTTAAGTCAGTTCATTAAAGGTGATCCTAACTTAGCATTAAGCGATAAATATGTGATCTGGGATGTGAGAGCATCCAGAATTATTATGGCGATCCTGGTAGGAAGTATGCTTGCCGTTTCGGGGACTACTTTGCAGGGATTGTTTAAAAATCCTTTGGCGACCGGTGAGGCAATCGGTTTAACTTCCGGAGCGACGTTACTTGCGGCAATTGCCATTGTTTTAGGAGGACATTTCAAACAATATCTTCCTGAGATGGTACAATTTTCATTAGTAGGTATCTCAGCTTTTGTGGGAGCTTTATTAGCGATGATGTTGGTGTATAGGATTTCCACAAGTGCCGGAAAAACAAACGTTGTCATGATGTTGTTAAGCGGTGTTGCCATTACATCGATCGGGTTTTCAATTACCGGATTTCTGATCTATATTTCAAAAGATGAACAGCTAAGAGATCTTACGTTTTGGAATATGGGAAGTCTCGCAGGAGCAACTTGGACTAAAAATATAGTTTTAACTGTAGTTTTAATTATTTCTTACACCATTTTGCTTCCAAAAGGAAAAGCTTTAAATGCAATGATGTTGGGTGAAAAAGATGCACAGCATTTAGGAATAAATGTGGAAAGACTGAAAAAACAGATCGTGATTATCACTTCTTTAATGGTGGGAACATGCGTTGCATTTTCAGGGACGATTGGGTTTGTAGGTCTTATTGTACCTTATATTTTAAGGCTTTTATTTAAATCGAATTATGTGTTCATTTTACCACTGTCAGCGGTTCTGGGAAGTATTTTACTGTTGATTGCTGATACATTCAGCAGAAGTATTGTAGCGCCATCAGAATTGCCGATTGGTATTTTAACTTCATTGATCGGTGGACCTATTTTTATTGCTATTTTAATTAAATTCAAAAAATCATTGTAA
- a CDS encoding peptide deformylase, whose amino-acid sequence MKKLSFLFILFIGLINAQKLTSNEISIINQGDKNSALPIYQTTDDNQHKTLLSLSSEIDPKDPNTATLVKRMKESLLSTDGGVGIAAPQVGINRKVIWVQRFDKEEEPLEYFLNPVIVWRSELQNLGPEGDLSIPEFRDQFYRSKVIQLEYVDLKGQKYSEIVEGFTAVIFQHEIDHLFGILISDKKEKEKNNSYKPVDAYKKSDSMTR is encoded by the coding sequence ATGAAAAAATTATCCTTTCTATTCATACTTTTCATCGGTTTAATTAATGCCCAGAAATTAACTTCAAACGAAATTTCCATCATTAATCAAGGGGATAAAAATTCTGCGTTGCCAATTTATCAAACAACTGATGACAATCAACATAAAACTTTGTTAAGCCTTTCATCAGAAATTGATCCTAAAGATCCGAACACCGCAACTCTGGTTAAAAGAATGAAAGAATCGCTACTTTCAACTGATGGTGGAGTAGGAATTGCTGCACCACAAGTCGGAATCAACCGAAAAGTAATTTGGGTGCAACGTTTTGATAAAGAAGAAGAACCGTTGGAATATTTCCTTAATCCCGTAATTGTCTGGAGATCAGAATTACAAAATCTTGGCCCTGAAGGTGATTTGTCAATTCCTGAATTTAGAGACCAGTTTTACAGAAGTAAGGTAATTCAATTAGAATATGTTGATTTAAAAGGTCAGAAATATTCAGAAATTGTGGAAGGTTTTACAGCGGTGATTTTCCAGCATGAAATAGACCATCTTTTCGGAATTTTAATCTCAGATAAAAAAGAAAAAGAGAAAAATAATTCTTATAAACCGGTTGATGCTTATAAGAAAAGTGATTCGATGACGAGATAA
- a CDS encoding hemin-degrading factor — protein MSTLVNDLKGKWDALKAENPHLRIRNAAVELGVSEAELLATNIGEGVTVLKPEFKDILTEAEKLGKVMALTRNDECVHERKGTYLNGDFSSPHAQLFVGEDIDLRIFLNHWKFAFGVVEGDKKSLQFFGKDGLALHKIYLTKDSNEAAFDAIVEKFKAEDQNQAFEFEVVAPKAEEKADSEIDVEGFQKSWTELKDTHDFFMMTRKFGVSRTQALRLAPEGFAKKIDTAKVVNVLEDASEKGLPIMIFVGNRGIIQIHTGEVKKTLWHQQWFNVMDPDFNLHLDVTKITEAWIVKKPTEDGEVTAIEVFNKEGDFIVQFFGKRKPGIPELQEWKDLVVELEK, from the coding sequence ATGAGCACATTAGTAAACGATCTAAAAGGAAAATGGGACGCTCTAAAAGCTGAAAACCCGCATTTAAGAATAAGAAATGCTGCTGTAGAGCTGGGCGTAAGCGAAGCTGAATTATTAGCAACAAACATAGGCGAAGGCGTAACCGTTTTAAAGCCGGAATTTAAAGATATTTTAACGGAAGCAGAAAAATTAGGAAAAGTAATGGCTCTTACACGTAACGACGAGTGCGTTCACGAGAGAAAAGGGACTTATCTTAATGGAGATTTCAGCAGTCCTCATGCACAACTTTTTGTTGGTGAGGATATCGATTTAAGAATTTTCTTGAATCACTGGAAATTTGCTTTCGGAGTGGTAGAAGGTGATAAAAAAAGTCTTCAATTCTTCGGAAAAGACGGATTGGCTTTACACAAAATCTATTTGACAAAAGACAGCAACGAAGCTGCTTTCGATGCTATTGTTGAAAAATTTAAAGCTGAAGATCAAAATCAGGCTTTCGAATTTGAAGTTGTTGCTCCAAAAGCTGAAGAAAAAGCTGATTCTGAAATTGATGTTGAAGGTTTCCAAAAATCTTGGACTGAATTAAAAGATACTCACGATTTCTTCATGATGACAAGAAAATTCGGAGTAAGCAGAACGCAGGCTTTGAGATTGGCTCCGGAAGGTTTTGCTAAAAAAATCGACACAGCTAAAGTAGTTAACGTTCTTGAAGATGCTTCTGAAAAAGGTCTTCCGATCATGATTTTCGTTGGAAACAGAGGAATTATCCAGATCCACACGGGAGAAGTGAAGAAAACACTTTGGCACCAACAATGGTTCAATGTAATGGATCCTGATTTCAATTTACACCTTGATGTAACGAAAATTACAGAAGCTTGGATCGTGAAAAAACCAACTGAAGACGGTGAAGTAACGGCAATTGAGGTCTTCAACAAAGAAGGCGATTTTATCGTTCAGTTCTTCGGAAAAAGAAAACCCGGAATTCCTGAGTTACAAGAGTGGAAAGACCTTGTAGTAGAATTAGAAAAATAA
- a CDS encoding HmuY family protein has product MKKILFCLLIGASFISQSCINDNEDPVAIAPSDGARVDPNVGGATQPNQVWFDLGTDTEIVTKRTDWDLAFYSGSSFKVVLNSSIMMAAGKIPNATNIDQVTEASLTTLKDQVQVANFNPSNVTFIDDVNGNFPTGYTAIDEIKPTDAENAIYLVNMGKEIFVGSVSNGSVATGGDNRGWMKVQIVRSGDGYKVKYAALNSTTHSELTVAKNAAYNYNFVSLKNNKEVFIQPEKKKWDICFTVFTNIITGAGSYIYADFVTHNNVGGVGAYEVVVTSGSGVEAYNNFKASNIDQSKFIYNDQRIIGSNWRNPVGTNGLEVYGDRFYVIKDTDGYYFKLRFTRLTNSTTGERGFPQFEYKPL; this is encoded by the coding sequence ATGAAAAAAATACTTTTTTGCTTGTTAATAGGAGCTTCTTTTATATCTCAATCTTGTATTAATGATAATGAAGATCCGGTTGCTATAGCTCCTTCGGACGGTGCAAGAGTTGATCCTAATGTTGGTGGGGCAACGCAGCCCAATCAGGTTTGGTTTGATTTGGGGACGGATACTGAAATCGTAACAAAAAGAACAGATTGGGATCTTGCTTTTTATTCAGGAAGTTCATTTAAGGTAGTTTTAAATTCATCAATTATGATGGCCGCAGGAAAAATTCCTAATGCTACAAATATAGATCAGGTTACGGAAGCTAGTCTTACTACATTGAAAGACCAGGTTCAGGTGGCTAATTTTAACCCTTCAAACGTCACTTTTATAGATGACGTGAACGGAAATTTCCCTACAGGTTACACTGCAATTGACGAAATTAAACCAACTGATGCTGAAAATGCAATCTATTTGGTGAATATGGGAAAAGAAATTTTTGTAGGTTCAGTGTCAAATGGCTCCGTAGCAACGGGAGGTGACAACAGAGGTTGGATGAAAGTTCAAATCGTAAGATCCGGCGATGGATATAAAGTAAAATATGCAGCATTGAATTCTACGACTCACAGTGAGCTTACAGTTGCAAAAAATGCAGCTTACAATTATAATTTTGTGAGTTTAAAGAATAATAAAGAAGTATTTATTCAGCCTGAAAAAAAGAAATGGGATATTTGTTTTACGGTATTTACTAACATTATTACAGGCGCAGGAAGTTATATTTATGCAGATTTTGTAACTCACAATAACGTTGGTGGAGTTGGAGCATATGAAGTAGTCGTTACTTCGGGTTCAGGCGTGGAAGCTTATAATAATTTTAAAGCTTCAAATATCGATCAGTCTAAATTTATCTATAACGATCAGAGAATAATCGGATCAAATTGGAGAAATCCAGTTGGTACAAACGGATTAGAAGTATACGGAGATCGTTTCTATGTTATTAAAGATACAGACGGGTATTACTTTAAATTGAGATTTACAAGATTAACCAATAGCACTACTGGTGAGCGTGGTTTCCCTCAGTTTGAATACAAGCCTTTATAA
- a CDS encoding class I SAM-dependent methyltransferase → MEKDELKILAQNLANPQGEKGKEIGEMMNATNISMTLESIKTLLIEDDEHILEIGHGNAGHLKSILNVANNLKYTGIDISETMQNEAKDLNKEFKDQANFILYEGKKLPFEDEVFDKIFTVNTVYFWEEPVEFLNEICRVLKDKGTFVLTFGQRDFMEKLPFTQFNFTLYNTDEMEETVSKSHFKRMKISEKEEEVKSKTGNETITRNYTVLTIKK, encoded by the coding sequence ATGGAGAAAGATGAACTGAAAATTTTGGCTCAAAATCTTGCCAATCCGCAGGGAGAAAAAGGTAAAGAGATCGGCGAAATGATGAATGCCACAAACATCAGCATGACATTAGAAAGTATCAAAACGCTTTTAATAGAAGACGATGAACACATTCTTGAAATAGGCCACGGAAATGCCGGACACCTGAAAAGTATTTTGAATGTTGCCAATAATTTAAAATATACAGGAATCGATATTTCTGAAACGATGCAGAATGAAGCTAAAGATTTAAATAAAGAATTTAAAGATCAGGCCAATTTTATATTGTACGAAGGAAAAAAACTTCCTTTTGAAGATGAGGTTTTCGATAAAATATTTACCGTAAATACCGTCTATTTTTGGGAAGAACCTGTTGAATTTTTAAATGAAATTTGCAGAGTTCTAAAAGATAAAGGAACTTTTGTTCTCACTTTCGGACAAAGGGATTTCATGGAAAAACTGCCTTTCACACAATTCAATTTTACATTGTATAATACGGATGAAATGGAAGAAACGGTCTCTAAAAGTCATTTTAAACGAATGAAAATCTCTGAAAAAGAAGAAGAAGTGAAAAGCAAAACAGGAAACGAAACAATAACAAGAAATTATACAGTTTTAACTATAAAAAAATAA
- a CDS encoding TonB-dependent receptor plug domain-containing protein: protein MKKKVLSILSLSTVFWMSAQEKDSLNQKKIEEVVITGQYMQQSINKSIYKVEVIDAQQIKNMAVTNVAEVLNQNLNILIEPNRGSGDSNANIMGLSGEYTKILIDNIPVVSDQGMGNLVDLTKINVNNIERIEVVKGSMGVEYGNNAVAGVINIITKKNYSKKFTGQASVQEETVNKDYDWLKKGNGRHIQFLNLGYKINDNWSVSADINHNDFQGYKGKYGGYKYFTENNDGNRGYEWMPKDQLTTNGVIRYSKNNTSFFYKVNFLTEKINSYNPIVEELYLGGGNRTYTSNDTDYKTKRWIHQFNIQTKLGSRINYSGDFSYQTQERKLQDYTYDVPNRQELSRGADETFFKSEVMYSRGMFSNFLNSDKVNFQLGYELDRTKGFASNKDGNFGTTGDNTDINRIIFNYANFLSAEWNATSWLSVRPGVRLALSNKFDSQYNYSITTRFKTTENSDIRLIFGSANRFPTYDELYTMRVDFNHDIRGNENLKPETGYSTGVFWDYNTKSASDWKFNFSASGMYLDVKDRIVDVVISNSPLKLTYLNVDNYKSMLFGGGINIRKGDFSLNTGVSVMGVSQVLNTGNITSPDDFNFYTEANLAANYTLASTKTLFALYYKYTGTQKRYTHIADPNDPQNPGQYVLGELGDFSMLNFTLSQPFYKNHFEISAGVKNIFDVSSVRNTIQGGDGHNTALDQQNLFYGRSYFARLNYNF from the coding sequence ATGAAGAAGAAAGTGCTTTCTATACTGTCTTTATCCACTGTATTTTGGATGAGCGCACAGGAAAAAGATTCTCTTAATCAGAAAAAAATAGAAGAAGTTGTCATTACCGGACAGTACATGCAGCAATCCATTAATAAATCTATCTATAAAGTTGAGGTTATTGATGCACAGCAAATTAAAAATATGGCTGTTACGAATGTAGCAGAAGTTCTAAATCAAAATCTTAACATCTTAATAGAACCGAACAGAGGCTCAGGAGATTCTAATGCTAATATCATGGGATTGAGTGGAGAATATACCAAAATTCTGATCGACAATATTCCTGTCGTAAGTGATCAGGGAATGGGGAATTTGGTAGATCTTACAAAAATTAACGTTAATAATATTGAGCGTATTGAAGTGGTAAAAGGCTCAATGGGTGTGGAATATGGTAACAATGCAGTTGCAGGTGTAATTAATATTATCACAAAGAAAAATTACAGTAAAAAATTCACCGGACAAGCTTCTGTACAGGAAGAAACGGTAAATAAAGATTACGATTGGCTTAAAAAAGGAAACGGAAGACACATACAGTTTTTGAATTTAGGATATAAAATTAATGATAACTGGTCTGTTTCAGCAGATATTAATCATAATGATTTTCAAGGATATAAAGGTAAATATGGAGGTTATAAATATTTCACCGAAAATAATGACGGAAATCGTGGTTACGAATGGATGCCAAAAGATCAACTTACAACTAATGGTGTAATCCGTTACAGTAAAAACAATACAAGCTTTTTCTATAAAGTAAACTTTCTTACAGAGAAAATTAATTCGTACAATCCTATTGTTGAAGAATTATATTTAGGAGGAGGAAACAGAACATATACTTCTAACGATACTGATTATAAAACGAAAAGATGGATTCATCAGTTTAATATTCAGACAAAATTAGGTTCAAGAATCAATTATAGTGGAGATTTTTCTTATCAGACTCAAGAAAGAAAACTTCAGGATTATACATATGATGTTCCCAACAGACAAGAGCTTTCAAGGGGAGCAGATGAGACATTTTTTAAGTCTGAAGTAATGTACTCCAGAGGAATGTTTAGCAATTTCTTAAATAGCGATAAAGTTAATTTCCAGTTAGGTTACGAACTAGACAGAACAAAAGGTTTTGCAAGTAATAAAGACGGTAATTTTGGGACGACAGGAGATAATACTGATATCAACAGGATTATTTTTAATTATGCTAATTTCTTATCCGCAGAATGGAATGCAACCAGTTGGCTTTCAGTGCGACCAGGTGTAAGGTTGGCTTTAAGCAATAAGTTTGATTCTCAATATAACTACTCAATTACAACAAGATTCAAAACAACTGAAAATTCTGATATTCGTTTAATATTTGGTTCTGCAAACAGATTCCCGACTTATGACGAATTATATACGATGAGAGTTGATTTCAACCACGATATAAGAGGAAATGAAAATCTTAAGCCGGAAACAGGATATTCAACAGGCGTATTTTGGGATTATAATACAAAATCTGCAAGTGACTGGAAATTCAATTTCAGTGCTTCAGGAATGTACCTTGATGTAAAAGATAGAATTGTAGATGTAGTTATCAGCAATAGCCCTTTAAAATTGACTTATCTAAACGTTGATAATTATAAATCTATGTTATTTGGCGGGGGTATCAATATCAGAAAAGGTGATTTTTCATTAAATACTGGTGTTTCAGTAATGGGAGTTTCTCAGGTATTAAATACAGGAAATATTACTTCGCCTGATGATTTTAATTTCTATACTGAAGCAAACTTAGCTGCAAACTATACTTTGGCTTCTACCAAAACTTTATTTGCGCTTTATTATAAATATACAGGAACTCAAAAAAGATATACTCATATAGCTGATCCTAATGATCCACAAAATCCGGGGCAATATGTTTTAGGAGAACTTGGAGACTTCAGTATGTTGAATTTTACCCTGAGCCAGCCGTTTTATAAAAATCATTTTGAAATAAGTGCAGGTGTCAAAAATATTTTTGATGTATCATCTGTAAGAAATACAATTCAGGGGGGTGATGGTCACAATACGGCTTTAGATCAACAGAATCTTTTCTATGGCAGAAGTTATTTCGCCAGATTAAATTATAATTTTTAA
- a CDS encoding T9SS-dependent choice-of-anchor J family protein, whose protein sequence is MKLRLLFGTLMLTAMTANAQVATINENFDGFTAGSTTFPQNGWTAVIAPNPLPFPPAPLMIVTTGTDKAVQAYSGNNTSVPSYLIAPQIVAPTGNKTLTFVAAKATGSNGNGTLEVGLASSPTDMTTFVSLGAPISLTSETYQNVSVSVPASSSTYIVFKFTPTVAHTALQIDNVVYNTTTTLAVSDAAKSKEEIKFAINAENTALQFVAKKDPKNVQIYSAGSQKVAEGKLKGQSFDISALQTGVYYIIIETAEGSVVKSKFIKK, encoded by the coding sequence ATGAAATTAAGACTACTTTTTGGAACTTTAATGCTTACGGCTATGACAGCTAATGCACAAGTAGCTACTATTAATGAGAACTTTGACGGGTTTACTGCAGGAAGTACTACTTTTCCTCAAAACGGATGGACAGCTGTTATAGCGCCAAACCCATTACCATTTCCTCCTGCACCATTGATGATCGTTACGACCGGAACTGATAAAGCGGTTCAGGCATATTCTGGAAACAACACAAGTGTACCTTCATATTTGATCGCTCCACAGATTGTTGCTCCAACAGGAAACAAAACTTTAACTTTTGTTGCTGCAAAAGCTACAGGTTCAAATGGTAACGGAACTCTTGAAGTAGGTTTGGCATCAAGCCCAACAGATATGACAACATTCGTATCTCTAGGAGCGCCAATTTCATTAACAAGTGAAACGTATCAGAATGTATCTGTATCGGTTCCTGCATCTTCTTCTACTTATATTGTTTTTAAATTTACTCCGACGGTTGCGCATACAGCATTACAAATTGATAACGTAGTTTATAATACAACTACTACTCTAGCTGTTTCTGATGCTGCAAAATCTAAAGAAGAAATTAAATTCGCTATTAATGCTGAAAACACTGCATTACAGTTTGTAGCTAAAAAAGATCCTAAAAACGTTCAAATCTATTCTGCTGGAAGTCAAAAAGTTGCTGAAGGTAAATTGAAAGGACAGTCATTCGATATCAGCGCTCTTCAAACAGGCGTTTACTATATCATTATTGAAACTGCAGAAGGTTCAGTAGTGAAATCAAAATTTATTAAAAAGTAA
- a CDS encoding heme ABC transporter ATP-binding protein codes for MIKAHQISYKHKEFHILDGVDVSLDYGEFLAIVGPNGAGKSSLLSVLANEVKSKQKIVFKDKNLNDWEVRELSKHKAKFSQHNSNDITLEVKDVVMMGRYPYFDAQPRQEDIDATNDRMHETEVFHLKDREYNTLSGGEKQRVHLSRVMVQLENEITHKLVFLDEPLNNLDVKHQYKALEIIKNFTKNTNSAIVVLHDLNLAAQFADKILLMKSGRVAAYGTPEEVFTAENISEAYNFPCTICEHPITNNPMIIFG; via the coding sequence ATGATAAAGGCGCATCAAATCAGTTATAAACATAAAGAATTCCATATTTTGGATGGGGTTGATGTCTCTTTGGATTATGGCGAATTTTTAGCAATTGTCGGTCCGAACGGAGCCGGAAAATCAAGTTTATTGAGCGTTCTGGCGAATGAGGTAAAATCAAAACAAAAAATTGTATTTAAAGATAAAAACCTGAACGACTGGGAGGTAAGAGAACTTTCAAAACATAAGGCAAAATTTTCTCAACACAACAGCAACGATATTACGCTTGAAGTAAAAGATGTCGTTATGATGGGAAGATATCCTTATTTTGATGCTCAGCCAAGACAGGAAGATATAGACGCTACCAACGACAGAATGCATGAAACCGAAGTTTTTCATTTAAAAGATAGAGAATACAATACTTTGTCGGGTGGTGAAAAACAGAGGGTACATCTTTCGAGAGTAATGGTGCAGTTGGAGAATGAGATCACTCATAAATTGGTTTTTCTTGATGAACCTTTGAATAATTTAGATGTAAAACATCAATACAAAGCGTTAGAAATCATTAAAAACTTTACTAAAAATACCAATTCTGCAATTGTTGTTTTGCATGATTTAAATCTTGCGGCTCAGTTTGCAGACAAAATATTATTAATGAAATCTGGAAGGGTAGCAGCATACGGAACACCGGAAGAAGTTTTCACTGCTGAAAATATCAGTGAAGCTTACAATTTCCCGTGTACTATTTGCGAACACCCGATTACAAATAACCCAATGATCATTTTTGGATAA